A single region of the Vicia villosa cultivar HV-30 ecotype Madison, WI linkage group LG4, Vvil1.0, whole genome shotgun sequence genome encodes:
- the LOC131599770 gene encoding SKP1-like protein 1A, which yields MASSSNTIMASTSAKKINLKSSDGEIFVIDEAVALESQTIKHMIEDDCADETGIPLPNVTSKILAKVIEYCNKHVDAANSDGRSVDEDEIKNWDAEFVKVDQKTLFDLILAANYLDIKSLLDLTCKTVADMIKGKTPEEIRKTFNIKNDFTKEEEEEVRRENQWAFE from the exons ATGGCAAGTTCATCG AATACAATCATGGCATCAACATCAGCAAAGAAGATCAATCTCAAGAGTAGTGATGGTGAGATTTTTGTAATAGACGAAGCAGTGGCGTTGGAGTCACAAACCATCAAGCATATGATTGAGGATGATTGTGCTGATGAAACCGGAATCCCTCTTCCAAATGTAACAAGCAAGATTTTGGCCAAGGTGATTGAGTACTGCAATAAGCATGTCGATGCTGCGAATTCTGATGGAAGATCTGTTGACGAGGATGAAATCAAGAACTGGGATGCTGAATTTGTCAAGGTTGATCAAAAGACACTCTTTGATCTCATCTTGGCTGCAAACTACTTGGACATCAAGAGTCTGTTGGATCTTACATGTAAAACTGTGGCGGACATGATAAAGGGTAAGACACCGGAGGAGATTCGCAAGACTTTCAACATTAAGAATGACTTCACTAAGGAGGAAGAGGAGGAAGTTCGTCGCGAAAATCAATGGGCTTTTGAATGA